Proteins from a genomic interval of Thermoanaerobaculia bacterium:
- a CDS encoding bifunctional riboflavin kinase/FAD synthetase, producing the protein MQVFREPLTSSDLPTGAVATIGNFDGVHLGHQKILSAVVERARAESRPAVAITFEPHPLKVLHPELAPRMIQTLPQREETLERLGIDALLVVPFTRDFSLTEPEDFVSGFLRRRLAVSEILLGSHFAFGRGKRGNLELLRAMGPANGFTAEGVDEVFFEGAPISSTRIRQAISAGDIRSANAMLGRPHAMDGVIARGDRMGRKIGYPTINLRPENELSPADGVYFSRVFFKSFGREFDCVTNIGRRPTVYENYETTIESFVLDFSSDVYGEKVRLFFHDRVRDEMTFPSMMALTEQIGRDIEATRDYFSRH; encoded by the coding sequence ATGCAGGTCTTCCGCGAACCCCTCACGTCCTCGGACCTGCCGACCGGCGCCGTCGCGACGATCGGGAACTTCGACGGCGTGCATCTCGGGCACCAGAAGATCCTGTCGGCGGTCGTGGAACGCGCGCGGGCGGAGTCGCGCCCGGCCGTCGCGATCACGTTCGAGCCGCACCCGCTCAAGGTCCTGCACCCGGAGCTCGCGCCCAGGATGATCCAGACGCTTCCGCAGCGCGAGGAGACGCTCGAACGTCTCGGGATCGACGCGCTCCTCGTCGTGCCGTTCACCCGGGACTTCTCGCTGACCGAGCCGGAGGATTTCGTCTCGGGTTTCCTCCGGCGGCGGCTCGCCGTCTCCGAGATCCTCCTCGGCTCGCACTTCGCGTTCGGCCGGGGGAAGCGCGGCAATCTGGAGCTGCTTCGCGCGATGGGCCCGGCCAACGGGTTCACGGCCGAAGGGGTGGACGAGGTCTTCTTCGAGGGGGCCCCGATCTCCTCGACGCGCATCCGCCAGGCGATCTCGGCCGGCGACATCCGGTCGGCGAACGCGATGCTCGGCCGCCCCCACGCGATGGACGGCGTGATCGCCCGCGGCGACCGGATGGGGCGGAAGATCGGCTATCCGACGATCAACCTGCGCCCCGAGAACGAGCTCTCGCCGGCCGACGGCGTCTACTTCTCGAGGGTGTTCTTCAAGTCCTTCGGGCGCGAGTTCGACTGCGTGACGAACATCGGCCGCCGCCCGACCGTCTACGAGAACTACGAGACGACGATCGAGTCGTTCGTCCTCGACTTCTCGAGCGACGTGTACGGCGAGAAGGTCCGCCTTTTCTTCCACGACCGTGTCCGCGACGAGATGACGTTCCCGTCCATGATGGCGCTCACCGAGCAGATCGGCCGGGACATCGAAGCGACCCGGGACTATTTTTCGCGGCATTGA
- the rimO gene encoding 30S ribosomal protein S12 methylthiotransferase RimO, with protein MRGRGDSAETARPSLPTVGMVSLGCPKNLVDSEIMLGHLKAAGHEIVPDERARVVVVNTCGFIDRAKEESVNAILEQVGRKSRGEIDRIVVAGCMVQKYGAELAAEIPEVDHFIGLDELELAPAAALGLAALPRFSEKPLATRVYDELSPRVLTNRRGFSYLKVAEGCNNPCTFCVIPQMRGLQRSRTIASLVAEAQRLEEQGIRELNLIAQDTTRYGEDLGMKRDGLARLVEALIAETGIPWIRFLYAYPKTLDDSVLSLMAREPRFLPYVDIPLQHVSRGILAAMRRGGDPKSYRAMIARMRETVPDLAIRTTFIVGFPGETDEQFRELCEFVREAELDNLGVFAYSPEPSSGAEPLGDPVPPEVKDERRAFLLSLQQPIARGRLRRWKGKTVDVLVEGECSETEHLLEGRTAAMAPEIDGRVLINELADFPVRAGDIVRAKVTETHEYDLVARVVARL; from the coding sequence GTGAGGGGACGCGGCGACTCAGCCGAGACCGCGCGTCCTTCCCTTCCCACCGTCGGCATGGTGTCGCTCGGGTGTCCCAAGAACCTCGTCGACAGCGAGATCATGCTCGGGCACCTGAAGGCCGCGGGACACGAGATCGTTCCGGACGAGCGGGCGCGGGTCGTCGTCGTCAACACCTGCGGATTCATCGACCGGGCGAAGGAAGAGTCGGTGAACGCGATCCTCGAGCAGGTCGGCCGGAAGAGCCGCGGCGAGATCGATCGGATCGTGGTGGCCGGGTGCATGGTCCAGAAATACGGCGCCGAGCTCGCGGCCGAGATTCCGGAAGTCGACCACTTCATCGGCCTCGACGAGCTCGAGCTGGCTCCGGCGGCGGCGCTCGGTCTGGCGGCCCTCCCGCGCTTCTCCGAGAAGCCGCTCGCGACGCGCGTCTACGACGAGCTCTCGCCGCGCGTGCTCACGAACCGGCGCGGCTTCTCGTACCTGAAAGTCGCCGAAGGCTGCAACAACCCGTGCACGTTCTGCGTGATCCCGCAGATGCGCGGCCTCCAGCGGAGCCGGACGATCGCGTCCCTCGTCGCCGAGGCGCAGCGGCTCGAAGAGCAGGGAATCCGGGAGCTGAATCTGATCGCGCAGGACACGACCCGCTACGGCGAGGACCTCGGGATGAAGCGGGACGGCCTGGCGCGCCTCGTCGAGGCCCTGATCGCCGAAACCGGGATCCCCTGGATCCGCTTCCTGTACGCGTATCCGAAGACTCTCGACGACTCGGTGCTCTCGCTGATGGCCCGCGAGCCGCGATTCCTGCCGTACGTCGACATTCCGCTCCAGCACGTCTCGCGCGGGATCCTCGCGGCGATGCGCCGCGGCGGGGACCCGAAGAGCTATCGGGCGATGATCGCGCGCATGCGGGAGACCGTGCCGGACCTCGCCATCCGGACGACCTTCATCGTCGGTTTCCCGGGAGAGACCGACGAGCAATTCCGGGAGCTCTGCGAGTTCGTCCGCGAGGCGGAATTAGACAATCTCGGGGTTTTCGCGTATTCACCGGAGCCCTCGTCGGGCGCCGAACCGCTCGGGGACCCGGTGCCTCCCGAGGTCAAGGATGAACGCCGCGCGTTCCTCCTCTCGCTCCAGCAGCCGATCGCGCGCGGGCGGCTGCGCCGGTGGAAGGGGAAGACGGTCGACGTCCTCGTCGAAGGGGAATGCTCCGAGACGGAGCATCTGCTCGAAGGCCGAACGGCCGCGATGGCTCCCGAGATCGATGGCCGGGTTCTGATCAACGAGCTCGCCGATTTCCCGGTGCGGGCCGGTGACATCGTCCGGGCGAAGGTCACCGAAACGCACGAGTACGATCTGGTGGCTCGAGTCGTCGCGCGCCTCTGA